The Topomyia yanbarensis strain Yona2022 chromosome 3, ASM3024719v1, whole genome shotgun sequence nucleotide sequence acaaaccatTACTCGCTGACAACAGATAACATCAGTACAAATGAACCTCACAAAGTAAATACTTGCCATTGACTTATTGGCCTTTCTCTAAAAACAGGCTACAAAGGCATTAATTTTACGCAGTCAAATCATTCTGGAACCGCTTCGGAATCTTGAATGGATGCAGTATGGCCCAGTCAAACCCATTCCGGGATCGATtaggaattctgaatggattcattatgagttccagctcaaaggcaacaaccgattccgactcaatcgtttgttgcatttgagcgagaatccataagggattccaaacctgttccggagtaggtttgctttgattgaaatgaaattttattacatgcaGCGCATACGATTCCAATCACCGTCCCTTTATGTAGTACCTTTGGCCGTGCGCGTGGTTTATTCCAGATATGCGCTATAATGTAGTGCTTCAGAGTCTCggcttttccaaaaaaattgaagaaggcGCACGAATACGCTGTGTCTTCCTGTTGGACCAGAGATTGTGAAGTACAGGAAACTGCCCTCTCGAACGGGTATTATTTATCTCTGGTGCGGTGACGTGTTTTCAGTTCTGCGATTGTCGTTTTTAAGCCACAAAGGGTGTTTTGATTGAGTCCTGGAATAGAGGAAGGCATCATAAAACGCACCGTGTGCATTCGacttaatttattcactaacctttgtgcgacataatgattattttcaagctGCACTTGCGCCCTTCGAATCCGGAAAATCTGAGCACTATACGAATTCACCGAAAACTGAATTCCCTGAATTAAAAATAGCGCATTTTTCCAGCATTGACGCAcgtggaaaaagttttcttcttcgtagcaacttttattttttatttgtttcaattcaacaaggactgttgatgtaatgcatcagtccttttgaatcaattagctgcatgcttttgttagaatcactgatttgtttggaacaaacaataattttgtcgatCTTCGAAAAGCACAGATAAAAAAACTTGTAAGATAgattcaaaagatattttggttgatctacccaaaaaaataagtttggtttaataaattccttggttcacaataaagaatttttatcgattaaaaatgaagaaataatttatagaatcaaacatgcacaattcttttgcgtgttcccaaaaataatgagatattccccaaagccgactaaacttcatcccattaattttaagtaaaaaaatcattccctctccCTCCTTTTCCAGCAGTGAAATaaggacagcaaattaaaattgcctactggtaggtaatggattttaagtgtgtGTAAGAGCAGAAGCTTGAATCCCTTAATTCACTCGACACTCATAGTAGCATCCAAACAACTGAGAATATGTTATAAATCTATTAATCAGCCTACAAAAAGATGCGCGAAGCGATTGATATCAAcgaaaaagattattgaaaacaaactaacaaattttaaatttgacgtTTAACATTGGAGTTGAGAACATGAATGAGTAGTAGTTTGTGcacacttaaaatccattacctacaagtaggtaattttaattaGCTGTCCTTATTTCACCGCCGGAAAACAAGCgagagggaatgatttttttactcataattaatgggatgaagtttagtcgactttggggaatatctcattatttttgtgttaatttggactccctctctttcgtttttcgttggaggaagtAGGATGCACAGATTTAAAATTACCTGCTGCTAGGTAATGCAAGTTTTCTGTGTGACACTGAAggcttgtcaaaattgacattactgtcgatttgtcaaaattgacactggACGGTCGACTTGTCACTTGcacgaaaatgtataaccttacttttctgacagttcagagagcttgtttacatggatttAGAATTCGAACCAAGTTTTTTGTACTGGgtggaatcaaaaattttctaacaCCATATAAACAAGCTCGTcgaactgtcattttttcgagcatttttactcatatgacgtcatcttgcaattgagatatctgacgtttaaaatacgcacactgagatctggcatttttatactaccgccctcacCTTAAGTCcaaaaacgatttgttttcctcccaattcaaacatcaaacagcaaaataccaacgcagctggataagtcaaTGCCCGATGGGcctaccctaataaaaaaattatacactaactttaacccatataattCAATGATTCCACATATTATTTGGATTATACCCTggacaggtcgttaggctcttggatcataagatgtttattagagtagcctaagggtgcttacagagtggccgcgagaagcTGGGCTGGGGCTGGCACTGACAGTggaatgcgagaaacctgcttgcagcttATCAAATGGAGCCTGTCCGAGTAAAAACAGGCAGTCGGCGCAAATCCGCTCGGCTTTCGctctgacaggctccatttgaAAAGCTGCAAGCTggtttctcgcattctaatgtcagtgccagtcccagctcagcttctcgccgctactctgtaagcaccctcaGTTCCAGGCcacacggtaaaaaaaactttaccccttttatgtattcaaattgcccattttcggaaattattcgagttgtcaaaaaatgggtattttttgtttctaacaatgagttcTTTTTATCCATCTcgcaactactcgatgaggtaatgccattgggtatattgatcttaataatgggtgaaaaatccttaagaattatttcaagcgagttaacctgcaaactaaggatcgtagcgGAACTTGCAAATTATTGGCGTACATCGGAGTCCGTGAcggaaacgaaacatttcggcattgctccgaaaacaacagctgtttagactactgaggatgttgcaaatatgcgctAGTTCGGTATTTTTTGAGCAgtcaaaagatccagccatcaaaaatatatccagttggcgctTTTATTTTGCTAAGGAGTTTTGGAATAGGAtctctatctagattcctatactattatacccgaccaggagaaaatagctgaccaataacccgagcatactattttctggtatcataccaaaacctgGTATTAGTTGATTATTAATACCTCATTCAGGTAATaggcaggtattgaagaaacatttttcagtacctgcttaatacctcaatgaggtataatactttattttcgtattttcatgAACTCCagtaatttttacaaataccaaatcaataccttattgaatacctccatacagtgaattttgttattggaaagttgaaaaggttttgttttaattcaggtattataataactcgtttcattatcaactagttattcgtagtacatgtctcagttattatttcaggtattttacctcttatgcaagGCTTCTTAATGCCTTATTGAGGTGTTCAAGTATTGGGTACAATATACCTAAATTTGCTATtctgaagttattttcttctgctcgggtaaggagacaataatgtgaaatgaatgttatttcgttttttaaattcagaaataattctattgacagtggAAAATCCATtttggcgcgattttcatgaatgggtattttttaagcattttgttgtgacagttctgcgaaaaataatgggtaaaacatacccaggttgacgtacaaggtctgcATGAGTACACACTCTTTACCtagttaatgggttattccacttttattgaaaatgcgtagttttctacgcattaatgggtactttttTATATCAGTGTGCAAAACCGCATACATCATTCGAATACCCTCCCGTATTCGAACGCTTACTTCCAGACCCTGCAGAAGTAGCCGCTAAAATCCAGCTTTCGAGTAAATTCacaatatttatttatacgggtacTTTGAACGAAATTTACGTTTTATTTATGTgcccatttgaaatgtttcCGTCATTTTTATTTCTCTGTGCATCTAACTCggcatatttttttctcagtgtGCAGAAGACTGACGGATCGTACCTCGgccaaaaaaatgcggacgaacatggtcaggcgatttatggcgttttcgttttttcttggtgctacacccacagagaacagacgtccatcttcagcattcaacttgtgtaaaatcgataacggtttcgaaggtagtttggatatctaaaccaggtgcgctactgtcgtcatgttttttttgtggctgagtgcgacagaattgatagcggttattcctctaaccacccactgagacgtccaaaaaattgtttcaaaatcgttcaacacgggtccaatgatggacgttcgttgaacggttatttgaacgttgtccaaattggtccaacgaacgtccttcattggacgattttgaaaccaaccgttcttagagggcagtcaaactagtccggaaccgattcggacttccagcatgaattccagctcaaatgcgtcaaccgatagagtcggaatcggttactttctttgagctagattccatgcagaatccatccaggatttcgaaccggttccggaatcgatttgacggatagttgggataggttggtgtggcggcgctagtgtttttagtatattaattcaaatgtttacacacgttttttaaatatttttgttcgatcatggatgtctgttctctgtgctacaccggtgtagtgcaaagaaagagatagactgattacacccaagtttgctaagagaagagaagacaatcgcgtagccaatttgatccagtcctaacctcaatattgaaccagcttctgattggtcgttttgccagtcatgagcgttcattatatttacaaacgggatggaaaacagtgctgctgaatctattctggCAATTTTTCATACGCATCAACATTtcgtgcaaattgaataaaagacctgaatgacgatatagttacgtgtattgttaagagagacatgaataaatatttaatttttaaatgcagctagcatTGTAAATTCTTGGCAGAAGTGCGATCTTTTAGGTACATTTATTTTCGGCAATTGTAATAAACATTCAaagggaatctggcaacgatgaacgCTTATTGTCTTCAGATTTACGGCAGGGCCAAGtcgagaaaattaagaagagcaagaagcctgttgtcgtctcttctcttagcaagtttgaatgagtgtagcaccgactacaccggtgtagtgcactgtcaaaaacgaatatgccattaaacagtttgacgtttaactcaactcgcctgtgctaattgcccctaggaacaaatgcaatttgcgaatgcgatttaaaggcgatttcaacacttagacaaattgtctggtggctgaaaaggacttggttgtttttgcgtttttcaaacatggcggttcatgtttggcttaagcttaaaatagttttttaaacaattggcgtgttctcacTCTTAATAATAGTTAgcttgtggtaagttttggtgttcaattccaatttcaccattgattcttccaatagtttggtggtgattacctagtgtagtgataagtttatgtgagtacataatgaatccgaaaataagtattatttgtaattttcatagtaGGCAATTAAGGACGATTGAATGGCGCGTTCCTTGGGAGATTAAGAGGCGGGTAGAGCGACGagaaaatgacggcggcaaatcgcacaaatgttgcatttgaaatagtcccctaattgccagcaatttacTGGCAAATTGAaaggcaattagcgcatccgagttggcaaatagccccccgttacccagcaacttgccctttttgactgggataaaTGACGTTTTAAACAAacctagccaaacatgtcaaatgatcCTAAGTGCAAATtagtttgtttactttctctttcgctaataactcggaCGTTtatacgttttgcctttctcatattttCCTTAACACTTAGCATAAAgtgctagtcgaaatcagagtttttcgatatatccagAAACAATATAGAAAAGTTTTGTGGAGAcgacgtaataatcgaaagagaaaataaacaaagagaggctcttatttgcacttaggaccatttgacatgtttgtcgagaaacgttTTAAAACATTTTGCTCTGGTTTGATCGGTCGTTTTATTTAGCGTTTTTTGTTTGGATATCATGTCTTTAGCTGATGAATTATTGGCTGACCTAGAGGATGGCGAGGAACACAACGAGGGTCTTGTTGTTAAGCAGGAAGCGCATCTTGATATCGAGGAAAACTATCCACAGCTAAATCGTGAAGAGTATGCCGTTAATAACATGAAAGATGAACCGATGGAAGTAGACGTGAAAGTGGCATCAATACGTGAAATCTGTACACTTCGTGACTCTGACCGGCTTTCAAGAGTTTTGTTACAAATAGCAAAGTTTGCGAAAAATCCCCGGAAGTCTTCTGAGATGTTAGGCAGTGTAGAGTCTGATCCAGAGTATAAGCTAATTGTGGAGGCCAATAATATCGTTGTAGATATTGATAATGAAATATGTAAATATCTTTGTATTATTTGTAATGTTACATACTACTGTTTAATTGAAATTGCGATTAAAACATGTAACTTCCTTGACCTAAACTAAACACTTGTAACAGGTTACGTACGTTTATAcaattacaaattttaaaagcatGCATCATATGTATGCTTTTAAAATCGCAATTATATGTAGTATAATCGGGTAATTCTGAAGTAAATTTAGGTTAGGGCGTAAGAAGCATTAAGAACCTCAATGTTACAATGACCCCAAAATGAGTCGCTCATTGTTatttacgtcctattctaaccCCTATGTTTGACTATGCCGGGCAAACGAGGATCATAGGGTTATTTGCTCTTCCGACGGCGGGTTAGAAATTTCCTTGGACTCTTAATATGTGACCAGGCTACATCATACCTTCGCCCTTACTTTCTCAAGCACTTTATTAGTGGTAGGGCCTATTTCTTTACCCTCGCTCAACTCTTAAACCAGGCTCatcagtacgtttaaacctggcttaaacgTTAAGCGATGGTGAAGAAATGGGTCCATAATATTCTTAGAGCAAAATTTTACAGTTTCCGGCCTCGCAATTCTTTTATTTATAGCGAAATTCGTCATTGGCGAAAAGCCAAGTTCAAAAATTGCCTCATTTGAAAAGGAGCTAAAGTATATAACTATAATTGTAATCAATTTACGCTTTAGTCTATTTACGGTAACCTGTTGCTTGTGTTAATTTAAGCTACGGGAGTTGcatgttttaaaaatagggtATTATAATTTTATACTACATTTCAGCTGTAATACACAAATTTGTTAAAGATAAATATCAGAAACGATTTCCTGAGCTAGATTCACTGATTATGTTGGAAATGGACTACATTCGAAGCGTCAAAGAACTTGGTAATGATCTAGACCAGGCTAAGAATAATGAAAGGCTGCAGGAAATATTAACTCAAGCTACTATAATGATCGTTTCCGTTACTGCTTCTACAACTCAAGGGTGAGTACCTATTTATTTTTATCATGCAGTAATATAATAACTTACAATATATTCCTCGCGTAGAATTCGTTTGGAACTGTCGGAACTACAACAAATTTACGAAGCATGTGACATGGCTGTTGAGTTGAGTGAATTCAAACGACAGATCTACGAATACGTGGAAAGTAGAATGACGTTCATCGCTCCCAATTTATCTATAATTGTGGGTGCGTCAACAGCTGCAAAACTAGTAGGACTTGCCGGGGGTTTAACCAAACTCTCAAAGATGCCAGCTTGCAACGTGTTGGTATTAGGATCTCAAAAGAAAACATTATCTGGGTAAGAAACTTTTTGTATAATCAAATTATGGACAGTTTGATATTTGTTTGGTTTCATAGCGCTTTCGCTTTTACCTGGTGCTACACCGATGTAGTAcgaaaaagagatagactgattacacccaagttggAATGGGTGTAGTAATGACTACATCGGTGTAGTGCTCTTTCAAAAACGAGAATGTCATTATATTTTATATGATGTACACTTGATCACAGATAATTTGTGCAATTTAGCAGCACATAAATATgtgaaaactattgaaattcgTGTGGTGtacatcaaaattataaaaatttgccgcatagattttttttattttaaaaatatttgacacggctcaatgcgttagcacaactgagccgtggatcttccgtctttttacaataagtaaaaatagaaaaaaaaagaacgTTACAGCCTATTCGTCAGGTCTTGTTGACGCATCtaactgctgcgtgttgagatcctcttcttAGGTGGTGAAATATTAGGTGCGTTGTCTGCCGCACCTGGGCggtcattcggtccgtcttctctcgtgttttcgtttatgtccatgtcgtcatcagtactgcattcatcttgctcacgGTCAGATactcttatttgttgtttgtgcttacgggtcgctattgtaaatccttcttcatcggtatttgattccttattggtgattggttgttggtttggaaacatttgctgtaatcgttgttacttcgatgttggtaatggcagttggtttagtggtactgggttcgatcgttgttgagctggggtTTGCGAATGCCCAGtgcgcagtcgttggtttaccaaccggttgtggtttagcatacgacgactgtataccggctttCGTCGTATCACGTGGAATTTACTTAGCAGTCTCTGTGCAAGGTTTCCtgtggtgtagcggctgatcacaatattgacatgTAGGAATCTGCCCAGGGTACGTgattagtgttcgttgagaatattcaacttTAGGTGAtgtgcatgtgaaagtcaagtaagaggcaATAGGTTTTCGTCGGATGCATTCTCACCACGCGAACGCCGTTGCGGAGTCGTgagaagaagttcctccaagtatcttccgtaacactattcacctctccgtattttgacatgattttttgaagaggaactagtacgtggtgccaggtcatgtatctttatttcaatactgtcaacatctatatacgttgggatactgtataaaatgtcattacattcgacgacgtgtttcatgttgttctgggaagtgaatgattctgcttgactgaACATAAttagtaccgcatgacgtaaatgatgGAATTGCACCACAATCTGCaacgttgagcttcatgttcactttcaacatttgctccacttcacgaattgATGGTCTTACCGCACATTTCGAGAAGTCAAcggcaacacagtttgcccgcaacgGAACATACTCTTGCTTTGTATTGtcaatcattttttattcatgtttcacacactaggtagaaggaaatcaatttttgcctttgcaaatagCAGCGGGGCGATTTCTAgcgtctgaactgagcgagattaAAAACCGGACTgacatagaaatttgtttcatagcaGAAGACACATCAAATGTATGTGTGCATTAATACAATTTATATTTTAGCACGTTTTTGTGCATATACATAATATGAATACATAAAATATAAGTTTGGATTTTTAGCAGTGATTTGATAAAAAACACGTTAATTCTAACAGCAGCCACACAAAAATTTCATATGCAAAACACATTGAAATTAAGTGTCATTTAGATCATTTagacaacaatttttttatcgatttgatAGTAAGTTTCATAATAAAAGTCTGCATTGTTAAAAATATCGCATGACCCGGGGTTATTAGGACAGTAGGGGTAATTCGGCgctctcgatttctcagaaaatcgtaagacttacTGACTGTTGTACATATTTGTGGAATAGCTATTCTAAAACATATATTTTGACAGTTGAATCCGGAATCGTCTCTACTCTCaatcagcctagactcatgtcttcagttggaccaatcaagaatgatgctcatattcactgCACTATATTAAACAAGCACAGTGGTGTTACAGCATGATAATAGGGTTCTTTAgaggtgtgcgggttaaggcatattctgatgcagattagtaccgtgagttaatatctcagtcctttttcaattttcaggCCCGAaactatcgaaaaaaaatttttttgttggttttcttttaggacaataaccaGGCactgcatttatcgctcatatgagtaaatgcgcccggatagtttgctactgcgacaataaaaactcacattttcacacgaaaagttattagcactcacacaactcctccggataaata carries:
- the LOC131689981 gene encoding U4/U6 small nuclear ribonucleoprotein Prp31, with product MSLADELLADLEDGEEHNEGLVVKQEAHLDIEENYPQLNREEYAVNNMKDEPMEVDVKVASIREICTLRDSDRLSRVLLQIAKFAKNPRKSSEMLGSVESDPEYKLIVEANNIVVDIDNEISVIHKFVKDKYQKRFPELDSLIMLEMDYIRSVKELGNDLDQAKNNERLQEILTQATIMIVSVTASTTQGIRLELSELQQIYEACDMAVELSEFKRQIYEYVESRMTFIAPNLSIIVGASTAAKLVGLAGGLTKLSKMPACNVLVLGSQKKTLSGFSKVAMLPHTGYVFYSDIVQDTPPDMRRKAARLVGSKCTLAARVDASHESHMGQIGQRLREEIEKKLDKLQEPPPVKFIKPLPKPIEGGKKKRGGKRVRKMKERYAITEFRKQANRMNFGDIDEDAYQDDLGYTRGTIGKTGTGRIRLPQIDEKTKVRISKTLQKNLQKQQQVWGGSTTVKKQISGTASSVAFTPLQGLEIVNPQAAERSVSESSAKYFSNTSGFLSVGKKTT